One Natrinema marinum genomic window carries:
- the ppsA gene encoding phosphoenolpyruvate synthase — MAVLWLDEISAGDLEKVGGKGASLGELTGAGLPVPPGFVVTAGTYRSFIEEAEIDEELFAAVDVDVDDSAALADAADRAQELILETPFPDDLREEILESYREVGDGEAFVAVRSSATAEDLPDASFAGQQETFLNVTEEDLLDRVRECWASLFTQRAIYYRQEQGFDHSAVNIAVVVQQMVDAEKSGVMFTSHPSTGDPTMIIEAAWGLGEAVVSGAVSPDNYVIDREDRSMDVTIAEKKVMHEKDEETGQTVERDVPEDKRTQRVVSDDEIDDLMDLGERVEDHYDEPQDVEWAIVDEDVYMLQSRPITTIDESGDAAEAASGGDASKGLTDGSGVQAAESGGGAADASSSGDVLVDGLGSSPGTVSGPARIVTKLDDLAKVGEGDIIVTEMTMPDMVPAMKRASGIITDEGGMTSHAAIVSRELGVPAIVGTTNATTVLEDGQVVTLDGEKGSVLEGTTVEPDEETEPVEEVRPQSPVKPMTATEVKVNVSIPEAAERAAATGADGVGLLRTEHMILSLNQTPANYIEENGEDAYIKELVEGIRGVADEFYPRPVRVRTLDAPTDEFRQLEGGDDEPNEHNPMLGYRGIRRSLDRPDVFAHELEAFRRLYEMGYDNVEIMFPLVNDAEDVLQAKELMKEAGIDPEKRRWGAMIETPASALSVEGMAEAGIDFASFGTNDLTQYTLAVDRNNENVADRFDELHPAVLRLIGNVIETCREHDVDTSICGQAGSKPEMARFLVNEGISSISANIDAVRDVQHEVKRVEQKLLLDSVR, encoded by the coding sequence ATGGCTGTACTCTGGCTGGACGAGATCAGTGCCGGCGACCTCGAGAAGGTCGGCGGTAAAGGTGCCTCCCTGGGCGAACTCACGGGTGCTGGGCTACCCGTTCCCCCGGGATTCGTCGTAACCGCCGGGACCTATCGATCGTTTATCGAAGAAGCCGAAATCGACGAGGAGCTGTTCGCGGCCGTCGACGTCGACGTCGACGACTCGGCCGCGCTGGCCGACGCGGCCGACCGCGCACAGGAACTTATCCTCGAGACGCCGTTCCCCGACGACCTCCGCGAAGAGATTCTCGAGAGCTACCGCGAGGTCGGCGACGGCGAGGCGTTCGTCGCGGTGCGCTCGTCGGCGACCGCCGAGGACCTGCCCGACGCCTCCTTCGCCGGGCAACAGGAGACCTTCCTCAACGTCACCGAGGAGGACCTGCTCGATCGCGTCCGCGAGTGCTGGGCCTCGCTGTTTACCCAGCGGGCGATCTACTACCGCCAAGAGCAGGGCTTCGACCACTCTGCGGTCAACATCGCGGTCGTCGTCCAGCAGATGGTTGACGCCGAGAAGTCGGGCGTGATGTTTACGAGTCACCCCTCGACGGGCGATCCGACGATGATCATCGAAGCCGCCTGGGGACTCGGCGAGGCCGTCGTCTCCGGCGCCGTCTCGCCGGACAACTACGTCATCGATCGGGAGGACCGGTCGATGGACGTTACCATCGCCGAGAAGAAGGTGATGCACGAGAAAGACGAGGAAACCGGCCAGACCGTCGAGCGCGACGTGCCGGAGGACAAGCGGACCCAGCGGGTCGTCTCCGACGACGAGATCGACGATCTCATGGACCTCGGCGAGCGCGTCGAGGACCACTACGACGAGCCCCAAGACGTCGAGTGGGCGATCGTCGACGAGGACGTGTACATGCTCCAGTCCCGCCCGATCACGACGATCGACGAGAGCGGCGACGCCGCCGAGGCAGCCAGCGGCGGAGACGCTTCGAAGGGGCTGACCGACGGCAGCGGCGTCCAGGCGGCCGAAAGCGGGGGCGGCGCGGCCGACGCGAGTTCCTCCGGCGACGTGCTCGTCGACGGGCTGGGCTCGAGTCCGGGGACCGTCAGCGGCCCCGCACGGATCGTCACCAAACTCGACGACCTGGCGAAGGTCGGCGAGGGCGACATCATCGTCACCGAGATGACCATGCCCGACATGGTGCCCGCGATGAAGCGCGCCTCGGGGATCATCACCGACGAGGGCGGCATGACCAGCCACGCCGCCATCGTCTCACGCGAACTCGGTGTCCCCGCCATCGTCGGCACGACCAACGCGACGACCGTCCTAGAGGACGGGCAAGTCGTCACTCTCGACGGCGAGAAGGGATCGGTACTCGAGGGGACGACGGTCGAGCCCGACGAGGAGACCGAACCTGTCGAGGAGGTCCGCCCGCAGTCGCCGGTCAAGCCGATGACCGCGACCGAGGTCAAGGTCAACGTCTCCATCCCGGAGGCCGCCGAGCGCGCGGCCGCGACGGGTGCAGACGGCGTCGGCCTCCTGCGAACCGAGCACATGATTCTCTCGCTGAACCAGACGCCCGCCAACTACATCGAGGAGAACGGCGAGGACGCCTACATCAAAGAACTCGTCGAGGGCATCCGCGGCGTCGCCGACGAGTTCTACCCGCGTCCCGTCCGCGTTCGCACCCTCGACGCGCCGACCGACGAGTTCCGCCAGCTCGAGGGCGGCGACGACGAGCCCAACGAGCACAACCCGATGCTGGGCTACCGGGGCATCCGGCGCTCGCTCGACCGGCCGGACGTCTTCGCCCACGAACTCGAGGCGTTCCGCCGACTCTACGAGATGGGCTACGACAACGTCGAGATCATGTTCCCGCTGGTCAACGACGCCGAAGACGTGCTGCAGGCGAAGGAACTCATGAAGGAGGCGGGGATCGACCCCGAGAAGCGCCGCTGGGGTGCGATGATCGAGACGCCGGCCTCGGCGCTGTCGGTCGAGGGAATGGCCGAAGCGGGCATCGACTTCGCCTCGTTCGGCACCAACGACCTGACCCAGTACACGCTCGCCGTAGACCGGAACAACGAGAACGTCGCCGACCGGTTCGACGAGCTCCACCCCGCCGTCCTCCGGCTGATCGGCAACGTGATCGAGACCTGCCGCGAGCACGACGTGGATACGAGCATCTGCGGGCAGGCGGGCTCGAAACCCGAGATGGCCCGATTCCTCGTCAACGAGGGAATTAGTTCGATCTCGGCGAACATCGACGCCGTCCGCGACGTGCAACACGAGGTCAAACGGGTCGAACAGAAGCTGCTACTCGACTCGGTTCGCTGA
- a CDS encoding DUF456 domain-containing protein, with the protein MSDRSDEVTESRSRDGSSTDDLLEETDRLLSEVGTGAGDAEPRADAAAATSESGADAEAFGSATERDAGAEADSGSSRFSPSSLLSPLTSRLSLGRYFSPKAFLALVLVVGAGLLAGATVLPIAGRMVGMFAVTFLVGLLASKRRYLEVSAAGVSVGAVSALLTHAVLIAAADSAGTLVAVGGAVGLLASLVGYYFGRDLRDGLTTDID; encoded by the coding sequence ATGAGCGACCGTTCGGACGAGGTGACCGAAAGCCGGAGCCGAGACGGCTCCAGCACCGACGACCTCCTCGAGGAGACCGATCGATTGCTCTCGGAGGTGGGGACCGGGGCCGGCGACGCCGAACCGCGGGCCGACGCTGCGGCTGCCACCTCGGAGTCGGGAGCCGACGCGGAAGCGTTCGGATCGGCCACCGAGCGTGACGCCGGCGCCGAGGCCGATAGTGGTTCGTCGCGATTCTCGCCGTCGTCGTTGCTCTCCCCGCTGACATCGCGGCTCTCGCTCGGGCGGTACTTCTCGCCGAAGGCGTTCCTCGCGCTCGTGCTCGTCGTCGGCGCAGGCCTGTTGGCCGGCGCGACCGTGCTCCCGATCGCCGGCCGCATGGTCGGCATGTTCGCGGTCACCTTCCTCGTCGGCCTGCTCGCGTCGAAGCGCCGGTACCTCGAGGTGAGCGCCGCCGGCGTCTCGGTCGGTGCCGTCTCGGCGCTGCTCACCCACGCCGTGCTCATCGCGGCTGCCGACTCGGCCGGGACGCTGGTCGCGGTCGGCGGAGCCGTCGGACTGCTCGCGTCGCTCGTGGGCTACTACTTCGGTCGCGACCTCCGCGATGGACTCACGACGGACATCGACTGA
- a CDS encoding alpha/beta hydrolase family protein: protein MAPRRRTVLAAVSTATASAVAGCSDLLSDSTGDGGPTTPTDVATALIDDFADENFERASERFAERERDKRGDPARLERLWMAYGSVSGSFEEVAETKTAAKRTRTAVDLTLSFDGGDHDFRAVVDGKSRLLDCGIVDGYARPAYVDPNAIAERTVTLSVADCSLPGTVTTPTAESGEVPGVVLVHDAGAGTRNNDRGGTKALKDLAEGLTSNGVAALRYDKRIPTCDVDPGSYTLDRVTVDDALVAVERLRNVDGVDPNRIVVVGHGLGGRAAPRIAARDGSLAGIVGLAAPARPYHELTLEQLEHKVSVGSIEWDDLAAIHDRWAGQIERVRSGEYEPTETLLGKPGAFWDSLAAYDHVGTAAALDVPAYFLQGGRDFQVSVADDLERWRSELGGESETTFETDGDLDHLFMPGEGPSVEFAYTVRNNVAEGVVTDLAGWIGER, encoded by the coding sequence ATGGCACCCCGACGGCGGACCGTACTCGCGGCGGTATCGACGGCGACGGCGTCAGCAGTGGCCGGCTGTTCCGACCTACTCTCGGACTCGACAGGTGATGGCGGCCCGACTACACCCACCGACGTGGCGACGGCGCTGATCGACGACTTCGCAGACGAGAACTTCGAGCGAGCCAGCGAACGGTTCGCCGAGCGCGAACGCGACAAACGCGGCGATCCCGCCCGACTCGAGCGGCTCTGGATGGCGTACGGATCGGTCAGCGGCTCGTTCGAGGAGGTCGCCGAGACGAAGACGGCGGCCAAGCGAACCCGGACGGCGGTCGATCTGACGCTGTCGTTCGACGGCGGCGACCACGACTTCCGCGCTGTCGTCGACGGGAAATCGCGGCTCCTCGATTGCGGGATCGTCGACGGCTACGCCCGACCGGCCTACGTCGATCCGAACGCGATCGCCGAGCGGACCGTGACGCTCTCGGTCGCGGACTGTTCGCTGCCGGGAACCGTCACGACGCCCACGGCGGAGTCGGGGGAGGTCCCCGGCGTCGTCCTCGTCCACGACGCCGGTGCGGGGACCAGAAACAACGACCGCGGCGGCACGAAGGCGCTCAAGGATCTGGCCGAGGGCCTCACGTCGAACGGCGTCGCGGCCCTCCGCTACGACAAGCGAATCCCCACCTGTGACGTCGACCCCGGCTCGTACACCCTCGATCGCGTCACCGTCGACGACGCGCTGGTCGCCGTCGAGCGACTCCGAAACGTCGACGGCGTCGACCCGAATCGCATCGTCGTCGTCGGGCACGGTCTCGGGGGCCGGGCGGCACCCCGGATCGCCGCTCGAGACGGGAGTCTCGCCGGGATTGTCGGCCTGGCCGCGCCGGCCCGGCCGTACCACGAGTTGACCCTCGAGCAACTCGAGCACAAGGTCTCGGTCGGCTCCATCGAGTGGGACGACCTGGCGGCCATCCACGACCGATGGGCCGGCCAGATCGAGCGGGTCCGCTCGGGCGAGTACGAGCCAACGGAGACGCTCCTCGGTAAGCCCGGCGCGTTCTGGGACAGCCTCGCCGCCTACGATCACGTCGGTACCGCGGCGGCACTCGACGTGCCGGCGTACTTCCTGCAGGGCGGGCGGGACTTCCAGGTCTCCGTCGCGGACGACCTCGAGCGCTGGCGGTCCGAACTCGGTGGGGAGTCCGAGACGACGTTCGAGACGGACGGCGACCTCGATCACCTGTTCATGCCGGGCGAGGGACCGTCGGTGGAGTTCGCCTACACCGTTCGGAACAACGTGGCCGAGGGAGTCGTCACCGATCTCGCAGGCTGGATCGGTGAGCGCTAA
- a CDS encoding PhzF family phenazine biosynthesis protein, whose product MKTIRILQVDAFTDEPLTGNPAGVVPNADGLSTDQMQAIADEMAVSETAFLRSSDAADRRIRYFTPSQEVDLCGHATIGSFAHLRDEGLEPGTTTLETNVGVLEIDVESDGTVWMTQDEPTIREVDIGYDRVADALGVDAAALEGASADLPLAVSSTGLPFLIVPITYLSDVGSAQPDMRAIENLADAVDATGIYLFTFDALERDSTLHGRMFAPGAGVPEDPVTGTASGAVGAYLDRFGAFDDDLPEELRLEQGHYVDRPGLVRVRLDEAVRVGGRGVTVLDGSIAVPDDEEDEILEA is encoded by the coding sequence ATGAAGACGATTCGGATCTTGCAGGTCGACGCGTTCACCGACGAACCGCTGACCGGCAATCCGGCGGGCGTCGTCCCGAACGCGGACGGACTCTCGACCGATCAGATGCAGGCAATCGCCGACGAGATGGCCGTCAGCGAGACGGCGTTTCTCCGCTCGAGCGACGCCGCCGACCGTCGAATCCGCTACTTCACTCCCTCCCAGGAGGTCGACCTCTGCGGTCACGCGACGATCGGCAGCTTCGCGCACCTCCGCGACGAGGGCCTCGAGCCGGGAACGACCACCCTCGAGACGAACGTTGGCGTCCTCGAGATCGACGTCGAATCGGACGGAACGGTCTGGATGACCCAGGACGAGCCGACGATCCGCGAGGTCGATATCGGCTACGATCGGGTCGCCGACGCACTGGGCGTCGACGCGGCCGCGCTCGAGGGCGCGAGCGCCGATCTCCCGCTGGCCGTCTCCTCGACCGGGCTGCCGTTCCTGATCGTCCCGATCACGTACCTCTCAGACGTGGGGAGCGCCCAGCCGGACATGCGCGCGATCGAGAATCTGGCCGACGCGGTCGACGCGACCGGAATCTACCTCTTTACTTTCGACGCGCTCGAGCGCGACTCGACGCTCCACGGCCGCATGTTCGCGCCGGGAGCCGGCGTCCCGGAGGATCCCGTTACGGGCACCGCGAGCGGGGCCGTCGGCGCGTACCTCGATCGCTTCGGCGCGTTCGACGACGACCTGCCGGAGGAACTCCGCCTCGAGCAGGGCCACTACGTCGACCGGCCGGGACTGGTCCGCGTGCGACTCGACGAAGCGGTGCGGGTCGGCGGTCGCGGCGTGACCGTTCTCGACGGCTCGATCGCCGTCCCCGACGACGAGGAAGACGAGATCCTCGAGGCATGA